The Glandiceps talaboti chromosome 19, keGlaTala1.1, whole genome shotgun sequence genome contains a region encoding:
- the LOC144449938 gene encoding uncharacterized protein LOC144449938 — translation MEYMGSLTYINLSHNNIGDKGVESLSTIDLSCLKGINTLDLSYNYIGARGIQILLNSIQDDNILTKVDVSHNWSGLDRIMPFIKNQMRQFPSIPDYQKDNLKLCEFKLLFKSLDDVTVLDISTNMHWPHKEMIEVCKDITLLNNLHELTLSNNNIGYQGVESLSRGMEHMRRLTYLDLSHNYIGDYGVMSLCSQRRNMGSLTYLDLNHNNIGDKGVESLSTEMEYMGSLTYLNLSHNNIGARGIQTLLNAIQDDNILSKVDVSHNLPGLYRVMPFIKNQIRQFPSIPDYLKDNLKLCEFQSLFKSLDDVTVLDISTNMHWSEKEMIEVCADITVLNNLHKLTLSNNNIGSQGIQSLRRGMEYMGSLTYLDLSHNNIGDEGVERLATGGLSCLKGINTLDLSYNSIGARGIQTLLNDIQDYNILSKVDVSHNWSGLDRIMPFIKNQIRQFPSIPEYQKDNLKLCEFQSLFKSLDDVTVLDISTNMHWSQKEMIEVCKDITVLKHLHKLTLSNNNIGDQAVESLSRGMEHMRSLTYLDLSHDNIGGYGVESLSGGIEYMRSLTYLDLSHNNIRDYCVESLSRGMRYMGSLTYLDLSNNSIGDANVEMLASSLSNLRSLTHFDASYSKITNSSIEMLLNVIERHAEQDSKVLKFVDLRQESITDPEIAHKVEVLYRSSTLPKSIVGEQMRDKPWYSQQMSTDESTAGPSALLGSTSIEKEVHSPTEPPSSIPLKLSSSEPPSSIHHWPKSASECSIEDNLSLPESRFSTQPFPELSQIPLEPPRKVLKLDHPSTPQPSTSQPSTPQPSISQPSTSQSSTSATEPSKNIHHELS, via the coding sequence ATGGAGTACATGGGTAGTCTGACTTATATTAACCTCAGTCATAATAACATAGGAGACAAAGGTGTAGAGAGTTTGAGTACAATTGACTTGTCCTGTCTGAAAGGCATCAACACACTTGATTTGAGTTATAACTATATTGGAGCTAGGGGAATACAGATCCTATTGAATAGCATTCAGGATGATAACATCCTAACTAAAGTTGATGTTAGTCACAATTGGTCTGGTCTTGATAGGATTATGCCATTCATTAAAAATCAGATGCGACAATTCCCTAGTATTCCAGATTACCAGAAAGATAATCTGAAACTGTGTGAgtttaaattattatttaagAGCCTTGATGATGTCACTGTCTTAGATATCTCTACTAATATGCATTGGCCACATAAAGAAATGATTGAAGTATGTAAAGACATTACTTTACTGAATAATTTACATGAACTTACACTCAGTAATAATAACATAGGATACCAAGGTGTAGAGAGTTTGAGTAGAGGGATGGAGCACATGAGAAGGCTGACTTATCTTGACCTCAGTCATAATTACATAGGAGACTATGGTGTCATGAGTTTGTGTAGTCAGAGGAGGAACATGGGTAGTCTTACTTATCTTGACCTCAATCATAATAATATAGGGGACAAAGGTGTAGAGAGTTTGAGTACAGAGATGGAGTACATGGGTAGTCTGACTTATCTTAACCTCAGTCATAATAACATAGGTGCTAGGGGAATACAGACCCTATTGAATGCCATCCAGGATGATAACATCCTAAGTAAAGTTGATGTTAGTCACAATTTGCCTGGCCTTTATAGGGTTATGCCGTTCATTAAAAATCAGATTCGACAATTCCCTAGTATTCCAGATTACCTGAAAGATAATCTGAAACTGTGTGAGTTTCAATCATTATTTAAGAGCCTTGATGATGTCACTGTCTTAGATATCTCTACTAATATGCATTGGTCAGAAAAAGAAATGATTGAAGTATGTGCAGACATTACTGTACTGAATAATTTACACAAACTTACACTCAGTAACAACAACATAGGAAGCCAAGGTATACAGAGTTTGAGGAGAGGGATGGAGTACATGGGTAGTCTGACTTATCTTGACCTTAGTCATAATAACATTGGAGATGAAGGTGTAGAGCGTTTGGCTACAGGTGGCTTGTCCTGTCTGAAAGGCATCAACACACTTGATTTGAGTTATAACTCTATTGGAGCTAGGGGAATACAGACCCTATTGAATGACATTCAGGATTATAATATCCTAAGTAAAGTTGATGTTAGTCATAATTGGTCTGGTCTTGATAGGATTATGCCATTCATTAAAAATCAGATTCGACAATTCCCTAGTATTCCAGAATACCAGAAAGATAATCTGAAACTGTGTGAGTTTCAATCATTATTTAAGAGCCTTGATGATGTCACTGTCTTAGATATCTCTACTAATATGCATTGGTCACAAAAAGAAATGATTGAAGTATGTAAAGACATTACTGTACtgaaacatttacataaacttaCACTCAGTAACAATAACATAGGAGACCAAGCTGTAGAGAGTTTGAGTAGAGGGATGGAGCACATGAGAAGTCTGACTTATCTTGACCTCAGTCATGATAACATTGGAGGCTATGGTGTAGAGAGCTTGAGTGGAGGGATTGAGTACATGAGAAGTCTGACTTATCTTGACCTCAGTCATAATAACATTAGAGACTATTGTGTAGAGAGTTTGAGTAGAGGGATGAGGTACATGGGTAGTCTGACTTATCTTGACCTCAGTAATAATAGTATAGGGGATGCCAATGTTGAAATGTTAGCTTCCAGTTTGAGTAACTTAAGGAGTCTGACACATTTTGATGCAAGTTACAGCAAAATTACCAATTCTAGCATAGAAATGTTATTGAATGTAATAGAAAGACATGCTGAACAGGATTCCAAAGTTCTTAAGTTTGTTGACTTGAGACAAGAATCTATTACAGACCCTGAAATAGCACACAAAGTAGAGGTATTGTACCGTAGTTCAACATTACCAAAGAGTATTGTAGGTGAACAGATGAGAGATAAGCCATGGTATTCACAACAAATGTCCACTGATGAAAGTACAGCAGGTCCATCAGCCCTGTTGGGATCAACAAGCATTGAGAAGGAAGTACATTCACCAACAGAACCTCCTAGTAGTATACCGCTCAAATTGTCTAGTTCTGAACCACCATCCTCTATTCACCATTGGCCAAAATCGGCCTCGGAATGTTCAATTGAGGATAATTTATCCTTGCCTGAATCAAGATTTTCCACTCAACCATTCCCTGAATTATCACAAATTCCCTTGGAACCTCCAAGGAAAGTATTAAAGTTAGATCATCCCAGTACTCCACAACCTAGTACTTCACAGCCCAGTACTCCACAACCTAGTATATCACAACCCAGTACTTCACAATCAAGTACAAGTGCTACAGAGCCCTCTAAGAATATACATCATGAATTGTCTTAA